Genomic window (Gadus chalcogrammus isolate NIFS_2021 chromosome 3, NIFS_Gcha_1.0, whole genome shotgun sequence):
CATCGTTCTCTGCAGGGCTGTTCAACCTGCGTGGGTCAGACATCGAATACAACCCGGTGTTCTTTGCCTACTCCGTCGTGGGCATGAAAACCATCAGGTACATGCGTTCTATAATAACGtctgaaacgtgtgtgtgtgtgtgtgtgtgtgtgtgtgtgtgtgtgtgtgtgtgtgtgtgtgtgtgtgtgtgtgtgtgtgtgtgtgtgtgtgtgtgtgtgtgtgtgtgtgtgtgtgtgtgtgtgtgtgtgtgtcacataaaATCATCTGCCAATCAGCAATGACATATGATGTAAACAAGCCCCAAGAAAGCAACCCCCTATAGGCCTAtactaaataaatcaatatatttttaataaaatccattcaaaaataataataatgagaaGGCACTCCACTCATCCAAgcctcgcccccccccaccatgccCTCTCCTGCAGGCTGTTTGTGGACCTGAAGCGTCTGGAGGACCCGGCTGTCAGGCAGCACCTGCAGCTGGACGCCCCCAGCAGGCCCGAGCTCAGCATCCAGGCGTCCCCCTACGAGGCGGTCCACACGGAGCTCCAGGCCGTGTGCGCCGCGCTGGGCCCCAAGGACAAAGTGTGGATCTGTGACAAGGCGGGCTGCGCCCTCACACAGGTCATCCCCAAGGTGGGTGTCGGGTTGGCCCTGAGCGAGGGCCCtccccctaactgctcccgacgagctggctgtcgccctgcatggctgaCTTCGCCcgtcgctgtgtgaatgtgtgcgtgaatggtgaagtagaggcaatattgtaaagcgctttgagtggccaatagGTTGGAAAaccgctatataaatgcagtccctttacatttacatttaccgtGGGGGGGTCGGGGACAGTCTAGGGGGCTGCTTCTTGATCTTTCCTGGAGAGCTTGCGGATGTTAAGAGTTAAGGCTTCACTTTGTGCCATTTGGTTACCACGGCACCCAGCCTCCTGCTACCCAGTCCGTCCGTCTAATAATGCATTCCCTGGATGGAACACaacataaatatacaaaaacacaaCCCTCACGCGCACGACATCACTGCACACCGCATCACAACCCCCATGAGGCATTTTCTTCAACCTTTTTGTcctacttattttttattttattatcagtAGTCTTATTATCTACAGTTAGATTGAACATTTGATAGAACTGCTTGCAACAATCATATTTAATAAGAACCGGGAAGAATGAAGTCATTGCCTATCTACAGATAAAAGACGCCATAAGCCAAAGCCAAACCCCTGTGAGGTGCCCCTTGACCTATGGACTCAGCTGGTGTCCTGTGAAACTAACAGCTGACCCTCTGCCCTCTTGGGTTCCCCCTACCTTTGTCTCCCCAGACCCACAGATCCCAGATCTCTTACACCCCACTCTGCCTGGCCAAGGCCGTCAAGAACGCCACCGAGATCCAGGGAATGAAAACAGCCCACgtaagtccccccccccttttacaACACCCATTTGAACGAGCCTTTATCGGGTCACTGCGATAATGATCCTCCATTTCCTCAACTGACAGGctctgtttttttcccctctacATCTAACAACAAGTGAATCATTGTTTTTCATTGACACCGGCTCTTAGATCAAGGATGCTGTCGCCCTTTGTGAGCTCTTTGCCTGGCTGGAAAAAGAGGTGTTTACCTTTTTGATATTTTCCTTCAGCCATTTGTCACACCATAATGCGAGTGGCGTGTGAGCCGGCCGCGTCCTAACGTTACCCCCTGCGGTTGATCTGTTTCTAGATTCCAAAGGGCACCGTGACGGAAATCTCCTCCGCAGATAAGGCTGAAGACTTTCGCAGGCAAGTCATGGCAAATATAATAACAAAAAGTGATTTTTCTGTCACACAGGATTGTGAGCGAGAATTGAGTTGTAGTGCCCCCTACAGGGGGCACTACTGGGTGATGAGTTAAAGGCACTTATACAGTCGTTTGGTATGATGataggtgtgtgtatatatatagagagagagagagagagagagagagagagagagagagagagagagagagagagagagagagagagagagagagagagagagagagagagagagagagagagagagagagagagagagagagagagagagagagagagagagaatatacaatatttaaaaatcaaacaatgtttataaacaAGGAAGTGTACTGTTCATATGTTGCAGGAACATGTTTATTTCTTACAGTCAATTCAGATTGGTGATCTTGgctattatattttttatatttattgtgtttcTATTTCAGCCAACAAAAAGATTTCGTCGGCCTGAGTTTCCCCTCAATATCCAGTGTGGGTCCCAATGGAGCCATCATACATTACAGGTATGGTTTCCATAAAACAATGAAACGGGTTTGATTTATATAATCGGTACACAAAACATATACAGCCAAAGAAACCtctggtctctgtctctgtagaCCCCTGCCGGAAACCAACAGAACTCTCTCGCTAAACGAGGTCTACCTGCTCGACTCCGGGGCGCAGTACAAGTAAGTTCAGTAACATCACGTGACTTTTACAGAGCAGGGCCTAAAGTCGAACAaccaaataaataatgcatccgTAAAACCAAAAAGAATTCCAGTTTCTTTAAAGTAATATTTCtacaatatatttataaaatgttaagtataatatgatattacaTGTGTGATTGTAATGAAAAAGTGCACttcttttttattcatttgatGGAACAGTTTTACCAATGTGTGAACAcgtactgtatttatttatctttcccTATTTGCtatttgctttgcccagggatGGAACCACAGACGTCACTCGTACCGTGCACTTTGGAACCCCTTCTGCCTACgaaaaggtttttatttaacACTCGCTCTGGCTCTTGTGCAACAACATATTTTCCCTTTCGTTTCGAGTGGGAGAAAAGGATAACAATTCCTCATTCTTCAGCGATATGTAAATATTATGACTGCAGCTGTCACCGTAGCGATGTAAACCAGCTCGCTTTACCTGCTGCTCTCACTAGGAGTGCTTCACCTACGTACTGAAGGGACACATCGCTGTCAGCGCCGCGATCTTCCCCAACGGAACCAAAGGTAACATCTGCGTGTCAGAGCTGTGATGGGCTGTCACTGTCTCAAACTGAAACATGCTGCATGCAATATCCAGTATCTTTGTTAGAAGGGTTACATTGCGGTTGAGGTAGCGTCGATGAAAAACATGTCAGTATCACgctttatatttaatattttaccTCGCGCCGtattttgatatatatattttgtcgTATTCATTtctacaatttatttgtaactTTTTTTCTAGCCTTGCACGTCATACTCCATCATACTTTCATATCGACATTATTTTCTATCATATAAAAAAGATATTTCTGTGATGAAAAAGCCATGAACTGTATGAGAAAATAATAATGGACCGCGTGAAATCCATGACCTCTCCACCCTGTCCCTCCATGACCTCTGCCCTCCTCCATGAACTCTCCACCCTGTCCCTCCATGACCTCTGCCCTCCTCCATGACCTCTGCCCTCCTCCAtgacctctgctctcctccatgacctctgctctcctccatgacctctgctctcctccatgacctctgctctcctccatgACCTCTGCTGTCCTCCATGACCTCTGCCCTCCTCCATGACCTCTGCTGTCCTCCATGACCTCTGCCCTCCTCCAtgacctcttctctcctccatgacccctgtcctcctccctccatgacctctgctctcctccatgacctctgctctcctccatgACCTCTGCTGTCctccatgacctctgacctcctccatgACCGCTGCTGTCCTCCATGACCTCTGCCCCTCCAtgacctctgctctcctccatgacccctgtcctcctccctccatgacctctgctctcctccatgACCTCTGCCCTCCTCCATGACCTCTGCTGTCCTCCATGACCtctgccctctccccctcccaggccACCTGCTGGACTCGTTTGCCCGTGCGGCGCTGTGGGAGGCGGGGCTGGACTACCTGCACGGGACGGGGCACGGCGTGGGCTGCTTCCTCAACGTCCACGAGGGGCCCTGCGGCATCAGCTACAAGACCTTCGCCGACGAGCCCCTGGAGGCCGGCATGATCGTCAGCGACGGTGTGGCTGGGAGCCTGCTTATATCTATTGGCTGTTTGTTGGTTGTTTGTTGGTTGTTTATTGGTTGTTTATTGGTTCTTCAATGGTTCTCTTTTAGTTCTTTGTTGGTCCTTTGTTGGTTCTTTTAATGGTTCTTTAGTGGTTCTTTATTGGTTCTTTAATGGTTCGTTAATTGTTCTTTAATGGTTCTTTAATAGTTCTTTGGACCTTTGGTGGTTCTTTATTGGTTCTTCAGTTGTTCTTTGTTGGTTCTTTTAATGGTTCTATGTTGGATC
Coding sequences:
- the xpnpep1 gene encoding xaa-Pro aminopeptidase 1, which produces MYHVTRFCRFASFSAGLFNLRGSDIEYNPVFFAYSVVGMKTIRLFVDLKRLEDPAVRQHLQLDAPSRPELSIQASPYEAVHTELQAVCAALGPKDKVWICDKAGCALTQVIPKTHRSQISYTPLCLAKAVKNATEIQGMKTAHIKDAVALCELFAWLEKEIPKGTVTEISSADKAEDFRSQQKDFVGLSFPSISSVGPNGAIIHYRPLPETNRTLSLNEVYLLDSGAQYKDGTTDVTRTVHFGTPSAYEKECFTYVLKGHIAVSAAIFPNGTKGHLLDSFARAALWEAGLDYLHGTGHGVGCFLNVHEGPCGISYKTFADEPLEAGMIVSDEPGYYEDGSFGIRIENVVLVVPSKPKYNYMNRGSLTFEPLTLVPMQVKMMNTDMLTQKERDWVNDYHRQCMETVGAELRRQGRKEALDWLIRETQPIA